Proteins co-encoded in one Taeniopygia guttata chromosome 4, bTaeGut7.mat, whole genome shotgun sequence genomic window:
- the MED28 gene encoding mediator of RNA polymerase II transcription subunit 28 — MAGALGGMFGSQAPGPPPGPPGPPGLIPPPAGPRNPNNTLVDELEASFEACFASLVSQDYVNGTDQEEIRTGVDQCIQKFLDVARQTECFFLQKRLQLSVQKPEQVIKEDVSELRNELQRKEALIQKHLSKLRHWQQVLEDISVQHKKPAEMPQGPLAYLEQASANIPAPMKQT, encoded by the exons aTGGCGGGCGCGCTGGGCGGGATGTTCGGCTCGCaggccccggggccgccgccggggccgcccggcccgcccggcctcatcccgccgcccgcggggccgcgcaACCCCAACAACACGCTGGTGGACGAGCTGGAAGCGTCCTTCGAG GCCTGCTTCGCCTCGCTGGTGAGCCAGGACTACGTGAACGGCACGGACCAGGAGGAGATCCGCACCG GCGTTGATCAGTGCATCCAAAAGTTTCTGGATGTTGCAAGACAAACGGAATGCTTTTTTCTACAAAAAAGACTGCAGCTATCAGTCCAGAAACCAGAACAAGTAATTAAAGAG GATGTTTCAGAATTAAGAAATGAATTGCAGAGAAAAGAAGCATTAATTCAGAAACATTTGAGTAAACTGCGACACTGGCAACAGGTACTGGAAGACATCAGTGTACAGCAcaaaaaacctgcagaaatGCCTCAAGGTCCATTAGCTTACTTAGAACAAGCATCTGCAAATATTCCTGCTCCAATGAAGCAAACATAA